Proteins co-encoded in one Zygotorulaspora mrakii chromosome 5, complete sequence genomic window:
- the VMA4 gene encoding H(+)-transporting V1 sector ATPase subunit E (similar to Saccharomyces cerevisiae VMA4 (YOR332W); ancestral locus Anc_7.63), which yields MASVITSLTPNQVNDELNKMQAFIRKEAEEKAKEVQLKADQEYEIEKTGIVRNEISNIDSNFEDKLKKASLKQQITKSTIANKMRLKVLSAREESLDAFFEQAKKELKNLSNNGKKYKPVLHSLILEASLKLLEPEVIVKVTEKDKKLVQSLVDDIAKEYKEVANRDVAIVISDETLDKDCAGGVIVTDKAGKIDVDNTLEERLKLLSEEALPAIRLEMFGPSKTRKFFD from the coding sequence ATGGCATCGGTTATTACTTCATTAACACCAAACCAGGTGAATGATGAGTTGAACAAAATGCAGGCGTTCATCAGAAAGGAAGCTGAAGAGAAGGCAAAGGAGGTGCAATTGAAGGCCGACCAGGAGtacgaaattgaaaagactgGAATAGTTCGTAATGAGATTAGCAATATTGATTCTAATTTTGAGgacaaattgaagaaagcTTCTCTGAAACAGCAAATCACAAAATCTACTATTGCGAACAAAATGAGATTGAAAGTTTTGAGTGCTAGGGAGGAATCTCTAGACGCTTTCTTCGAACAAGCCAAgaaggaattgaaaaacttgtCTAATAATGGTAAGAAATACAAGCCAGTACTTCATTCATTGATTCTAGAGGCCTCATTGAAGTTGTTGGAGCCTGAAGTTATTGTTAAAGTAACAGAGAAGGATAAAAAACTGGTACAATCGCTAGTTGATGATATTGCCAAGGAATACAAGGAAGTGGCTAATAGGGACGTTGCCATTGTGATTTCGGATGAAACTTTGGATAAAGACTGTGCTGGAGGTGTTATTGTTACCGATAAAGCAGGTAAAATTGACGTCGACAATACCTTGGAGGAAAGATTGAAATTACTGAGCGAGGAGGCTTTGCCTGCCATCAGACTAGAAATGTTTGGACCTTCAAAGACAAGGAAGTTCTTCGATTAA
- a CDS encoding uncharacterized protein (ancestral locus Anc_7.65) gives MVKAKRRPVFADYGSESDDDNDGKGFKRYIEKKSAKLQKQRAGNKEPEFDIENLDPEERQGFVRQEAKSIYINDLLKSKEQRNLDKLHIESEKNRLQNEINKPLNGNTDTFITQCYQDRKKEYELAAEVAESELKDQKNSINNNGLLGNAAQGVALRLLLADEKGTNRENSAKSSNVDPLRDSHSRERSVKYGNDVFTADGYTTKSRNGSETSRTVDVLNWGPIVGEELISVFLQPTKTSQELQAHLEQYKMRHSDKSS, from the coding sequence ATGGTTAAGGCTAAGAGGAGGCCTGTTTTTGCTGATTATGGCAGCgaaagtgatgatgataatgatggCAAGGGATTCAAGAGGtatattgagaaaaaatctGCCAAGCTGCAAAAGCAAAGAGCCGGCAATAAGGAACCAGAATTTGATATAGAGAACCTTGATCCAGAGGAGAGACAAGGTTTCGTACGACAAGAAGCAAAATCAATTTATATAAATGATTTACTTAAATCGAAGGAGCAACGAAATTTAGATAAACTGCACATTGAGTCGGAGAAGAACCGACTGCAGAATGAAATCAATAAGCCATTAAATGGTAATACGGATACTTTTATAACCCAATGTTATCAagacagaaaaaaagaatatgagCTGGCCGCAGAGGTCGCAGAGAGTGAGTTGAAGGATCAGAAAAACTCAATCAACAATAATGGCCTTTTAGGGAATGCCGCTCAAGGTGTTGCCTTACGTCTACTTTTGGCTGACGAAAAGGGAACGAATAGAGAGAATAGTGCTAAGTCATCAAACGTTGACCCATTGAGGGACTCCCATTCGCGCGAAAGATCAGTAAAGTATGGTAACGACGTTTTTACGGCAGACGGCTATACCACGAAGTCGAGAAATGGATCGGAAACCAGCAGGACTGTAGACGTGTTGAACTGGGGCCCGATTGTAGGAGAAGAGCTAATAAGCGTATTTCTGCAGCCAACTAAAACATCACAAGAGCTACAGGCGCATTTAGAGCAGTATAAGATGCGCCACAGTGATAAATCATCATAA
- the MIP1 gene encoding DNA-directed DNA polymerase gamma MIP1 (similar to Saccharomyces cerevisiae MIP1 (YOR330C); ancestral locus Anc_7.64) gives MQKQRLMRNCKVRSFFAAEVGALARDGEICHVRMIAGKEHRLRLYRYRGYSTKARTAGSTGSAAADEYVGGFKEPPRINPVGIQYLSESLHRQLFGNKKNSQREDLLSPEKKRTLVNLAKQSLGSFDLLGKKTCITEPISFELPKLQGTSLDEHFQKLGHFASEPYKTMALKKFTSLVARPSEWIKRPGWTRYEPGKAPENVGWPLEDTMVFDVETLYKISPYPTLAVAVTSKAWYLWCSPYICGNNSVEHLIPMDTTKKSRLVIGHNVAYDRARVLEEYNFENSKAFFIDTQSLHIASSGLCSRQRPRFMKTKKYLGFHSDERKKTENDVDLASEHDPSSSEALLQNLEDDPWLGVSAMNSLRDVAFFHCGIRMDKEPRNFFSSTDRNIVVENFNHLVNYCATDVETTSRVFDKVMPLFLQKCPHPVSFGALRFLSSCILPTRHSEWNDYITRCEKIYQESKKKIEDKIIEIIERTIKLANDDKSMDYIKNDPWLCQLDWTVKPTKITKKGTPAKNQKFPGLPEWYRSLFQNKTATRPSITIRSRSIPIFFRLSWEGYPCVWTDNDGWCFPVPVNMVEKFKNKNYFIASKESTDYYLQSISGVGSSVDKNRALFKVPHPNGPQFNCTTLLSKPYIHFFEKGILSSESDLAHEALHMNSSGSYWMSSRERIGSQFVVPQNRFPNQFKDLSSTKSLKSKKDLGIIIPGIIPMGTVTRRAVEKTWLTASNAKPNRVGSELKAQVKAPDGYCFVGADVDSEELWIASLVGDSVFNIHGGTAIGWMCLEGTKNEGTDLHTKTAEILGCTRNEAKIFNYGRIYGAGVKFAAQLLKRFNHSLTEEQAKDTAKKLYESTKGKTKRSKIFKKFWYGGSESILFNKLESIAEQDEPRTPVLGCGITASLLKKNLGTNSFLPSRINWTIQSSGVDYLHLLICSMNYLITKYNIDARLCLSIHDEIRYLVADKDKYRAAMALQVSNIWTRAIFCEQLGIDDLSQNCAFFSAVDIDHVMRKEVDMSCITPSNTNSIPHGESFTINELLKIPEGDLKESVNNVMDISKFPSHYREPVFSKYNKAYKKDFLNFFLKMQIQNAKWKVDALEAEYIRVKTSQDFQKDGLSASFGLLDYLKDIEEGKKQRVSIMAQAPFKDFDEYHMSCNDKKLSKACSSSQQKDSTSILDDSSKTNNDPSSKATQDSLIIEELHRANSADIFSTFPESAVKRKKKYTSNNAGSGRRSRKGPAGRKVYDDFYDSSSASAKRVSTIKVPIDEVVEDVLSCTRDTNREALNHISKASHKAKRRGTRTENHSESSNYYRERVLSENTGGVSNIHRSRNEELQSSKVH, from the coding sequence ATGCAAAAACAACGATTGATGAGAAATTGCAAGGTACGATCGTTTTTCGCAGCAGAAGTGGGTGCCCTGGCTAGGGATGGGGAAATCTGCCATGTGAGGATGATAGCCGGCAAAGAGCACCGTCTTAGACTGTATCGTTACCGCGGGTATTCTACCAAGGCGCGTACTGCTGGAAGCACAGGGAGCGCGGCGGCAGACGAATATGTCGGGGGTTTTAAGGAGCCGCCAAGAATTAATCCGGTGGGGATTCAGTATCTCAGTGAGTCGCTTCACCGGCAGCTTTTCGGCAACAAGAAGAATAGCCAGAGGGAGGATTTGTTATCACctgagaaaaaaaggacgTTGGTCAATCTCGCGAAGCAGTCACTCGGTAGTTTCGACCTACTAGGGAAAAAGACATGCATCACAGAGCCCATTTCGTTTGAGTTACCCAAGTTGCAAGGCACTTCTTTGGACGAACACTTTCAGAAATTAGGTCATTTTGCGTCCGAACCGTACAAGACAATGGCCCTGAAGAAATTTACGAGCTTAGTTGCGAGGCCTTCCGAATGGATAAAAAGACCTGGATGGACGAGGTATGAACCCGGGAAAGCGCCAGAAAATGTTGGTTGGCCCCTAGAAGACACAATGGTTTTCGATGTGGAGACATTGTATAAGATTTCTCCTTATCCGACCCTCGCAGTAGCCGTGACAAGCAAAGCCTGGTATCTATGGTGTTCGCCGTACATTTGTGGCAATAATTCTGTTGAACATTTGATTCCCATGGAtacaacaaaaaaatcgaGACTAGTTATTGGACACAACGTAGCATATGATAGAGCTCGTGTCTTGGAGGAAtacaactttgaaaattcaaaggcctttttcattgataCACAATCGTTGCATATTGCTTCGTCCGGTCTTTGTTCCAGACAAAGACCGAGATTTATGAAGActaaaaaatatttgggATTTCATTCtgatgaaagaaaaaaaactgaaaatgaCGTAGATCTGGCTAGTGAACACGATCCTAGTTCTTCTGAAGCATTACTTCAAAACCTGGAGGATGATCCATGGCTAGGCGTTTCGGCAATGAACTCGTTACGCGATGTTGCATTCTTCCATTGTGGCATTCGAATGGATAAGGAGCctagaaatttttttagcaGTACAGATAGGAATATTGTTGTCGAAAACTTTAATCATTTGGTTAATTACTGTGCTACAGATGTTGAGACAACAAGTAGAGTCTTTGACAAAGTAATGCCTCTTTTCTTACAGAAATGCCCTCACCCTGTTTCCTTTGGAGCTCTTCGGTTTTTAAGTAGTTGTATCTTACCGACTCGCCATAGTGAATGGAACGACTATATTACACGctgtgaaaaaatataccaggaatctaaaaaaaaaattgaagacaaaatcattgaaattatAGAACGTACAATAAAGTTAgcaaatgatgataaaagtATGGATTATATCAAGAATGACCCGTGGTTATGTCAATTGGACTGGACAGTTAAACCGACAAAAATAACCAAAAAAGGTACCCCAGctaaaaatcaaaagtttccTGGCCTTCCAGAGTGGTACAGATCTCTGTTCCAGAATAAAACAGCCACAAGACCATCAATAACAATCAGATCAAGAAGTATCccaatatttttcagattatCATGGGAAGGCTATCCTTGTGTATGGACGGATAACGATGGCTGGTGCTTTCCCGTTCCAGTCAATATGGTGgagaaattcaagaatAAGAATTATTTTATTGCTAGCAAGGAATCCACTGATTATTATTTGCAGAGTATCAGTGGGGTAGGCTCTTCGGTAGATAAAAATCGGGCTTTATTCAAGGTCCCCCATCCAAACGGTCCCCAATTCAACTGTACCACTTTATTAAGTAAGCCAtacattcatttttttgaaaagggaATATTGTCATCTGAATCTGATCTTGCCCACGAAGCGCTTCACATGAACTCATCTGGCTCTTACTGGATGTCAAGTCGTGAACGCATTGGGTCACAATTTGTGGTACCACAGAATAGGTTTCCAAATCAGTTCAAAGATCTCAGCTCTACCAAATCTCTGAAGAGCAAGAAGGATCTCGGTATTATCATACCCGGAATCATTCCAATGGGTACTGTTACAAGGAGAGCAGTGGAAAAGACATGGTTAACAGCATCAAATGCAAAACCTAATAGAGTCGGCTCAGAGCTAAAAGCTCAAGTGAAAGCACCTGATGGATACTGCTTTGTTGGTGCAGATGTAGATAGCGAAGAACTTTGGATTGCTTCATTGGTGGGTGATTCCGTTTTCAATATTCATGGCGGAACAGCAATTGGTTGGATGTGTTTAGAAggaacaaaaaatgaaggaacTGACCTTCATACCAAAACAGCTGAAATTTTGGGTTGCACTCGTAATGAGGCAAAAATCTTTAACTATGGCCGAATATATGGGGCTGGGGTTAAATTTGCAGCTCAGCTTCTGAAGAGGTTTAATCACTCTCTGACAGAGGAACAAGCAAAAGATACGGCAAAAAAACTTTACGAGAGTACAAAaggtaaaacaaaaagatctaaaatattcaagaaattttggtatGGTGGATCTGAATCGATTTTGTTCAATAAGCTGGAAAGTATTGCTGAGCAAGACGAGCCTAGGACACCCGTTCTGGGATGCGGGATTACTGCATCTcttctgaagaagaatttagGTACAAATTCCTTTTTACCTTCAAGAATTAACTGGACAATCCAATCGTCAGGTGTGGATTACTTGCATCTGTTGATTTGCTCCATGAACTATTTGATAACGAAATACAACATAGATGCACGCCTTTGCCTTTCTATTCATGATGAGATAAGATATTTGGTGGCTGATAAAGATAAGTACAGGGCTGCTATGGCCCTTCAAGTTAGCAATATATGGACAAGAGCCATATTTTGCGAACAATTGGGTATTGATGATCTGTCTCAAAACTGCGCTTTTTTCTCGGCTGTCGATATCGATCATGTTATgagaaaagaagttgataTGAGCTGTATTACCCCTTCTAACACAAACTCAATTCCCCACGGAGAATCATTCACTATCAATGAGCTTCTAAAAATTCCTGAAGGTGACTTGAAAGAATCAGTAAATAATGTTATGGACATTTCCAAATTTCCTTCACATTATCGAGAGCCCGTTTTTTCTAAATACAATAAGGCCTATaagaaagattttttgaatttttttttgaaaatgcaaattCAAAACGCCAAATGGAAAGTTGACGCTCTAGAAGCGGAATATATTCGGGTAAAGACTTCTCAGGATTTCCAGAAGGATGGTTTAAGTGCATCCTTTGGTTTACTGGATTATCTCAAAGACATCGAGGAAGGGAAGAAGCAAAGAGTTTCCATTATGGCGCAAGCTCCCTTCAAAGACTTTGATGAATATCACATGTCTTGTAACGATAAGAAACTTTCCAAAGCCTGTTCAAGCTCGCAACAAAAAGATAGCACTTCAATTTTGGATGACAGCTCTAAAACTAATAATGATCCTTCATCGAAAGCGACTCAAGACTCCTTGATCATCGAAGAGTTACATCGTGCCAATTCTGCTGACATATTTTCGACATTTCCAGAGTCTGCTGTGAAACGTAAGAAAAAGTACACATCCAACAATGCTGGTTCTGGAAGGAGGTCCAGGAAAGGCCCTGCGGGACGCAAAGTGTATGATGATTTTTATGATTCATCGAGTGCATCCGCAAAAAGGGTGTCTACTATCAAAGTTCCAATCGATGAAGTTGTCGAAGATGTACTCAGTTGTACAAGAGATACAAATCGCGAAGCTTTGAATCATATTTCGAAAGCAAGCCATAAGGCTAAGAGAAGAGGCACTCGAACTGAAAACCACTCTGAATCTAGTAATTATTATAGAGAAAGAGTATTAAGCGAAAATACTGGAGGTGTTTCAAATATACATAGATCACGAAATGAAGAACTTCAGTCTTCAAAGGTACATTAG
- the MRS2 gene encoding Mrs2p (similar to Saccharomyces cerevisiae MRS2 (YOR334W); ancestral locus Anc_7.62) encodes MRCTLLRRFQCANVTNIKWLNLRAVRTITRRISTYDPTKSPLALPRQNNQLLSLKPITPSDAYVSCTVFNGRGDVTAVSEKFPKWAFLRDHSLYPRDLRKIDTTAIDIIPSIIVKKSCIVINMLHIKALIEKDRVFVFDTVNPSAAAKLGVLMYDLESKLSSKDNSTGSSSIQFYEHKALESMLINVMSSLETELKHHMSICGHILSELENEVNRERLRDLLIKSKNLTSYYQKSSLIRDVLDELLENDDDLAAMYLTVKKEPEEDDFADLEMLLETYYTQCDEYVQQAEALIQDIKSTEEIVNIILDANRNSLMLLELKATIYTLGFTVATVIPAFYGMNLKNFIEENNYGFGVIVFASIVMGLFVTGANFRVLRSVTRLTMLNNHTGSQSLQHKQLASKYAEEYIPSLWQRWKSWAGVVWHGKSRSMNYGQGKEDRDVIWRWLLDDEKK; translated from the coding sequence ATGAGATGTACATTGCTTCGACGTTTCCAGTGCGCAAACGTAACGAATATAAAATGGCTTAATTTACGAGCTGTGAGAACCATTACCAGAAGAATTTCCACCTATGATCCAACAAAATCCCCACTAGCCTTACCGCGACAGAATAATCAGTTGCTATCGCTAAAGCCAATAACACCAAGTGACGCATACGTATCATGTACCGTATTCAATGGGAGAGGTGATGTGACTGCAGTGTCAGAAAAATTCCCAAAATGGGCCTTTTTGAGAGATCATTCACTGTATCCCCGCGATCTTCGAAAAATTGATACCACTGcgattgatattattcCCAGTATAATTGTCAAGAAATCGTGCATAGTAATCAATATGCTACATATAAAAGCGCTCATCGAAAAGGATCGTGTATTTGTATTCGATACTGTAAACCCTTCAGCGGCAGCTAAATTAGGTGTCCTCATGTATGATCTGGAATCAAAATTGTCTTCAAAGGATAACAGTACGGGGAGCTCTTCAATACAATTTTATGAACACAAAGCCCTAGAAAGCATGCTTATAAATGTAATGAGTTCTTTGGAGACTGAACTTAAACATCACATGAGTATTTGTGGCCATATACTAAGTGAATTAGAGAATGAAGTCAACAGGGAGCGCTTGCGAGATCTGCTCataaaatcaaagaatttaacttcatattatcaaaaatccTCATTGATTAGGGATGTTTTGGACGAACTACTAGAGAATGATGACGACTTAGCCGCGATGTACTTAACAGTGAAAAAGGAACCTGAAGAAGACGATTTTGCGGATTTAGAAATGTTGCTAGAGACTTACTATACTCAGTGTGATGAATACGTACAACAAGCCGAAGCCCTAAttcaagatatcaaatCTACCGAAGAAATCGTCAACATCATTTTAGATGCAAATAGAAATTCTCTCATGCTTTTAGAATTGAAAGCTACAATATACACGTTGGGATTTACTGTTGCCACAGTAATTCCAGCTTTTTACGGCATGAATCTAAAAAACTTCATAGAAGAAAACAACTATGGATTTGGTGTTATTGTTTTTGCATCCATTGTAATGGGACTGTTTGTCACGGGTGCAAACTTTCGTGTTCTGCGGTCTGTTACGAGACTGACGATGCTAAATAACCATACTGGTTCTCAATCCTTACAGCATAAACAATTGGCATCTAAATATGCAGAGGAATACATACCATCATTATGGCAAAGATGGAAAAGTTGGGCTGGTGTAGTGTGGCATGGGAAGTCTCGTTCCATGAATTATGGTCAGGGTAAAGAAGATAGAGATGTAATCTGGAGGTGGCTAttggatgatgaaaaaaaatga
- the GIP4 gene encoding protein phosphatase regulator GIP4 (similar to Saccharomyces cerevisiae GIP4 (YAL031C); ancestral locus Anc_7.61), which yields MLAKAAANALAPTIKGAVFLDNNDVKIIQYKAALYKLIEMSRLLSVLQKNLEKPSGSTIIPLINYILVLFEGPLFNVHPVMRKRFQLLSTFKISKVAHINPALNTADTPISFTLSTVDEIADFLPKYMYDRGLQFKLLGCLRSLVNNASTLYERKLRQIQIERNSRRSTDSLGRPVPFEVGSIEDILRPRESSLCLDLAVLINNREEDTSIVSMHKLQTQVLSKFVISFNTKVWPVLKNYYLQLKRFSLAKPTSPIAMSELPYWEHSLHRIYALLLRSLNILAMCLSLARQIYYSNKTYLNALRTKLLSENAFAYEETLHKLEVMCSLPEVQQTMSELLISLNNFSKPGSTHHVHPKTIVEIYQNVIAKVIPIISKLFNTLETFCTMWKFIETNQAASRLFENKTDDALNKMLTERLAVDKLSHVEKQKKFRGQVSPSPSSSNSSSRGSLTRAVGSKSGNSSTVSVLSSTASSPGKVSPLMARSESLEKNASKFSIYSSPQVSRRGSISESRTSNYASIISKTSFEQKNFTKSPLSNAKRIGRPRSSSLQSPLDDKRNLHSLSSAQSRSSSLQAEAAVNQKIVQSTMNQASLKRSEMTDKEVNGIKSSPLQSQRKSSPQSITTRDMNKSGTEVDLEGIISSRISSLSFNKDESDGLDELSKQSLDVTEIDDDSCGESEEIFCLKKVRFSGVPPMSLDEKRSPTKKGWYKKPAVLHYPPPPTAISGQKYRLRQEGMAFKTSLRDTGSDPKKVFTTMSMDVSPTKETAAQRLTSKLRDKLR from the coding sequence ATGCTTGCGAAGGCTGCGGCAAATGCATTGGCACCTACAATAAAGGGAGCAGTTTTTCTAGATAATAATGATGTTAAAATAATTCAATATAAAGCAGCTCTTTATAAATTAATTGAAATGTCCAGATTGTTGAGCGTgctgcaaaaaaatttggaaaagcCATCAGGGAGCACAATAATACCACTTATAAACTACATTTTAGTGCTTTTTGAAGGACCATTGTTCAATGTACACCCTGTTATGAGGAAGAgatttcaattgctttCAACGTTCAAAATTAGCAAAGTGGCACATATAAATCCAGCATTGAACACTGCGGATACGCCCATTTCATTTACATTATCTACCGTTGATGAAATTGCTGACTTTCTGCCAAAGTATATGTACGATAGAGGACTACAATTCAAGCTTTTGGGTTGCTTGCGGAGCTTGGTCAATAACGCGAGCACCTtatatgaaagaaaactgaGGCAGATTCAAATCGAAAGAAACTCTAGACGATCGACTGATTCACTTGGGCGACCTGTTCCTTTTGAGGTAGGCTCTattgaagatattttgAGACCAAGAGAATCGAGTTTATGTTTAGATTTGGCAGTATTAATAAACAACAGGGAGGAAGACACTTCTATCGTTTCCATGCATAAATTGCAAACTCAAGTATTGAGTAAATTTGTAATCTCATTTAACACCAAAGTTTGGCCagtattgaagaattaCTACTTACAACTGAAGAGGTTTTCCTTGGCCAAACCGACTTCACCAATAGCTATGAGTGAATTACCGTACTGGGAACATAGTCTTCATCGAATATATGCACTGCTTCTAAGATCATTGAATATTCTTGCTATGTGCCTGAGTTTGGCAAGGCAGATATATTATTCCAATAAAACCTACCTTAATGCGCTAAGAACAAAACTCTTGAGCGAAAATGCATTCGCCTATGAAGAAACTTTGCATAAACTCGAAGTCATGTGCTCATTACCTGAGGTTCAACAGACAATGTCAGAGTTACTTATATCCCTCAATAATTTCTCAAAACCGGGCTCAACACATCATGTGCATCCAAAAACTATAGTTGAAATATACCAAAATGTTATCGCTAAAGTTATTCCTATCATCAGTAAATTATTTAATACTCTGGAGACATTTTGTACCATGTGGAAGTTTATAGAAACCAATCAAGCAGCTTCTAGACTGTTCGAAAACAAGACTGATGATGCGCTGAATAAAATGCTGACAGAGAGACTGGCAGTTGATAAACTAAGCCACGTTGagaagcaaaagaaattcagAGGCCAGGTTTCTCCATCGCCGTCAAGTAGCAACAGTTCATCTAGGGGATCTCTTACACGAGCTGTGGGGAGTAAATCTGGTAATTCCTCTACAGTTTCTGTGCTATCAAGTACTGCAAGCTCGCCTGGCAAAGTATCTCCATTAATGGCGAGATCAGAATCTTTAGAGAAGAACGCGTCCAAATTCTCGATTTATAGCTCCCCGCAAGTTTCAAGAAGGGGCTCAATATCTGAGAGTCGAACTTCAAACTATGCTAGCATAATTTCCAAGACATCTTTCGAGCAAAAGAACTTCACGAAGTCGCCACTTTCGAATGCCAAGCGTATCGGAAGACCACGGTCTTCATCTTTGCAGTCGCCCCTGGATGATAAGCGAAACTTACATTCTCTATCATCAGCTCAATCCAGATCCAGCTCGTTGCAAGCGGAGGCTGCTgtcaatcaaaaaattgtaCAGAGTACGATGAATCAGGCATCATTAAAGAGAAGTGAAATGACTGATAAAGAAGTAAACGGCATCAAGTCATCACCATTGCAGTCCCAAAGGAAAAGCTCCCCTCAGAGTATTACAACCAGAGACATGAATAAATCTGGGACAGAAGTAGATCTTGAAGGCATTATATCATCCAGAATCTCCTCATTATCTTTCAACAAGGATGAGAGTGACGGATTGGACGAATTATCAAAGCAGAGCCTAGATGTCACTGAAATAGATGATGATTCATGTGGGGAAAGTGAAGAGATTTTTTGCCTCAAGAAAGTACGTTTCAGTGGTGTTCCTCCCATGTCGTTAGATGAAAAAAGGTCTCCGACAAAAAAAGGTTGGTACAAAAAACCAGCGGTTCTGCATTATCCTCCACCACCTACGGCTATTTCTGGTCAGAAATATAGATTGCGCCAAGAAGGGATGGCATTCAAAACAAGTTTGAGAGACACTGGTTCAGACCCAAAAAAAGTATTCACGACAATGAGCATGGACGTGTCGCCAACGAAAGAAACTGCGGCACAGCGACTTACGTCTAAATTACGTGATAAGCTTAGGTGA